Genomic segment of Plasmodium relictum strain SGS1 genome assembly, contig: PRELSG_00_v1_448, whole genome shotgun sequence:
atatatatattaatttttttagtatatatattaaaatatgtattacAGTGAACATATTTTAAAGTACATGTTTTCCTCAAATAATTCTTATATGCAACTAAAATTTAAACTACATTctatttattcttattacAATTGTAAACAGGACAATAATACTATTTATTGACTACTATATTATTAAGGCATATTCTTAAATATCTTAAATGTATAGATAATTCCCCTCACTTTACTAAATCGTTCATttaaaaaggttaataatgtTAATATTGACCAATTACTAAATATGCtataatgaataataatatcaTTTTATATCATTCGTATACGAataagttaattttttttttttctaatagaCTTTACAACAAGAATTTTAGATATGCTTagatttaattattttactttctcataaaatagtaatattataataaattttttatatggcatttttatttgaaagaaagaaaaaaatagaaaaaaatagaaaaacaaaattttttttaataacttatagattatttatttattggCATTTTcaattaagaaaaattattttctatactCTCGAGATGAATATGCACATCTATAAAATGACATAAAGagaaaatttcaaaaatattttatttctttaatttaatatttatcaaCTCAATAATAGAAAAGTAATATAAAGTATCGTATAGTGGACAAAGATATGataaaacatattaaaaaaaaaaattttaatttaaaaaaagaggaattgatttttaatttcaGAAATTACaagttattattttattattgttcTCATTGagaatatagaaaaatattttcccATAATTATATTTGTTCACAATTAATTCTTTAAGAAAACATAATAAGaaaatcattattttatGTTCACTTTTTTTCTCTCTAAAATAGAAGTATTGAAAATTTCTCATTTACTagattatttaataaataagagATTTTTAACTTAGAATCTGAAATTTAGGAGATATTCAATGATTTTTATGATACTTCTCAATATGTTTATTGttctaatttaaaataaattagtgAATGGGTATTAAAGCATTTTGTGAATAAATGAAATCAATCACTGcgtattttgaaaaaaaaattactaaaaaAGCCTttctaagaaaaaaatatccaTAATTTATTAGTTCAGTGTAATGTATAATCAAGTATTCAAGCTTATATGTTAGttcattattattcttaTGATTTGCTAATTGACCGTTCAATTACTTTGATGGAGTattgaacaaacaaattaacaAAGAACATGCAAAGAtgcttatatattttaattattgtaaaaatatatttatactacTAATGCGTAAAATTTACATGTATAGTTTACATAATTgagaaattattattttagaggcttttatttactttaataaaaatatacctttatttttatcaaaatgtTAAATCCTCGTTAAAACTATTGACtatgtaaaataattaactaaaaaaaataagtaaactTGAATCAAAGTTATTAACAGTTTTTTCAAAAACacacaaaaaattaataagtaATAAAGTAAAATCCTTCTTGTTTTTcctttaaaatgaaaattcaacttttttattttttaaaaattaattgaatttgacaacataatttttatatctaaaaaattcataaaattaatttttccaaaaaaagtaaaattaaaaataatatatttaataaaaacaacctacaaaaaataatgtctttttttttatttttattttattttaactgGTGAATGCACAtaactatttttaaaaagaatatttataatCAATTTAACTTGAGATTTGTTATTTCTgtttgaaaaaaattgtgATTTTATACACTATTatcatgaaaaaaatatggaaaatATTCTTAATGGTATTATTCTTAAGGATATGAACAagtagaaaaaatgaaatatatgaattaaatgAACCATTATATTGAGGATAGAAAGGATggaatatgaaaataaatattaagtaTTTTACTAacttaataaaagatatttcaTTTAGAGgttactattttatttttacaaaggGAAAATGTCATGGAAAAATATAGGTTCTAATGTATGAAAACGATGTTAGGTTAATgtaaatattcataaaaagaaatgaatagaaaaaaaaaatagagaaaaatggggtaaatatatattagaatatataaataaaaaaaacatgaaCTTTATATTTGATCATTTTATGCTCAAGAAGTTTAATTTCAAATAGACAACAATTTAAAGATCTAAGTTTGAGAAATTTGAAATAGATAAACAAATACCAATTAATTGAATATAATTAAAGATATAAAGTAGTGTTAGGAagtaattaatttttcatattatatCAAGGAGTAAATTACTACAAATTAATGAAGAGGAATTAATGTTGTATATTAACAACGTTAACTaacataaatataagaaaaatacaaaaaaaaaaaataaatatgtattgAAGTATTGGTTTATTAATTGCTTGTTTagtgactttgctagagtattaaccaaaaaaattaataaagatcaTGTGTAACTAAATACACTGATTTTTAGTATATTTACTTATTCttattatatacataaaaatatttatcatatatattatataatttgaaCTAAGCAATTTTATATCTCTTAACAGGCATATGTTTACTTTAACAaatacataattatttacaaagaataagcatattcttttaatttagaaataCAAACAAATATTaagttataacaaataacaaaaattaaattctaaGTTATTCGCTgttattttgaaatatacAAATTAAGTATAACACAcgttatactttttttttattaaagcaaataaaaaattttcttttatttatttcttatatactaatttttatatttttgaaaatttaattcttctttttcattgtttaaattttccatacacaaaaaaaaaattaccctttttttttttttaataataaaaaaaatacattaataaaataaaaaaataaaaaatatatccatatatatatatatatatatttttttttttatttgcgTTAGTGCTTAGATGATTCGTACTTTTCTGACTAATGCTCTGACTCTATACATTATAAAAGGCCAAtaaaatcttttattaactaaatatatatatattaaaaaattattttcaaaaatataatatatttcttgTTTCTATGTACTTGTAAGTGTTATTTATCAATAATGGATTTTAATGTACAAtcactttttatttattattcattttaactaattttatattattattatagaaATTAAACGTTCtaaaatgttttatatttacCTCTTATTAAAAATGGTAAAAAATACATACTAAAACATAATAAATCTTGgttctttttcataaaattttttaatttattaaacacatatttttatatatacagaataaatatttctgTAAATTAtgcttatttttatataattttagcTACAATTGGCTAGTAAAGGATATTATTAATCTTTTGCAATATAACAATTAAATACTCATGCAGAAAATAGTGATTTAGACACAATCATATGCTagttaaacaaaaaataaaaaatatacttttttttttattttttatgtaatttttaatttttgtaaattgtattttttttataaaaaagcaaaattaattttttaatttttttttattaaactaTGGAATTTAtgataagaataaaaataatctaTAGCttgatatttattttatgaatcatcaaaatatataaatgaatgaAGTGTAATGAGCTTTCATACTAATTATTTGTCAAAAAGCTCTTCTCAagttggttaataaaaaaatgttattgaacttttgtaatataaaattagctTACTAATTAGAAAAATAGAGGTCAACCATGCACTGATGATAgctataaaaaagaaaaaaaataattttttttttttttttgggaaatTGTTGACGTTTTGAGTTAAaagattattaattttttattgaaagataaaaattaatgtataaaaagtataatgtttgTGTTGTATttaatttgtatattttgaaataatatttaataacttAGAGTTTAATTTatgttatttgttataaattatgtgtgttttttttaattaaaagaatatacttattctttgtaaataggaatatatatgtaatagtAAGCATGTTTGCTAAGTAAtacataatttattaattcaaattaaatgttatatattataaataccactatttatataaaacaaaataagtatatatatgtaaaaatctGTATATTTAGCTACACATGCTTTTTATTAATCTgcttgtttaatactctagtaAAGACATTAAgcaggcaattaataaactaCAAGTcgaataaattaattaaagaaaaacaaaaagaattttgtttttattagtaTCTAATTTTACTTTAATTAAATCAACGGATACATTTACCAAAGTAAATATAaactttaaaattaataattaattgCTCAGTTACgtaaattatatgtatataattaaCATATTAGTAGTATAaacatattaattttaataattaaaataagtaGAGACATCTCTACATGCAATTTATTAACTTGTTCGTTCAATACTTTAGCAAAGACTTTGAGCAactaaataataaatcaacgacttaattatttttcaaaaatttatttaatcaTATAATAGAACTTAtttcaataaatatataaatctgaaaaaaataatttttttgaaatttctCTTTcctatatattattaacacaaatatataataaatatttatggtggaaaatttttataatacaataataaaaacattgTTAATGGTTACACTGGGTCGTATctattctttatataattttctttttaataatataattatatacatattataattttaaaaaaaaagcatatttattattttatctacatttaatttataataactATCTCctaaatttagaaaaaaaatatttcacaAACATTTACACTTTTTCAAGCATTATTTgccattattttcatatttatattaaggggggaaaattatattaaataaataaattaatagtttttattattaagcTTAGTAATAGGGAACATTAtttaagttataaaaaaaaagttgatcacttttaaagaattatattACTAATGAATCATTAAAATgatctattttttttgagGTACTAAGTGAGATGAAGCTAGTGTTGCATGTCTATATTAACACGCTTGActtgttaatttttataacaaaaaaaaaaatgttgttTTGCTTACatcatatataattaaaagtatataagttatatttatttctttttatctgTTATTATAACTTATAATGGAATGAAATTATTGGAtaaaatgattttattttGGAATCTCTTATAAGAAATTTACCATAAgtgtttttttcttaatttaatttcacacatatttatctatttttattattaaacactttttttttttttttgtttagaTTGTGTTCTATTAAAttctttacttttttaatttgcaTAGTATTCAAAACTTataggttttttttttttagttattaTATAGAATAATAGTATTTCATCCTTTccattttaatttcatttttactaTGTGATAATgcatatgtatattttattatttaaagtaaaaaataaattaaacgAAGACTTTTTTACAAATATCATACATTAAAAgaagtataaatatatatttatataaagaataaataaaatttatcaaaaaaataattacgctattttaaatatggagaaaaaaaatctaaGGGAAATATGCTTGGTAATTTCTCTCATATTTTTTGGTAAtataatatgtatatatatgtttatgaGATATAATGTGATCATATCtacattatataaatttttagaaaattttatgtattaattatttatgtcaatatacttttaaatttttattatatatatgtaattttataGGTTTaagtaatgaaaaaataattagaaaaaagCAAAATAAATTGAATATAGATTTAAAAGATTCATCTATTAActataatttagaaaaaaaaaatagagaaaaattaaattttcatgAAATTTCTGAAAATATCAAGTACTTAAGTGAAAATAGAcatgagaaaaataaaaattcaataaTCAAAGGTAAAGCATTATTAAATTCacctaaaaatataaaatcactggatatacaaaattatattacTAAGCAAAATTCATCTTACTATGtgaatataaacaaaaataatccACGTCATGTTAAAGCATACAATATtcagaaagaaaaaaaaaaaaaaatgggcAGTGAAATAAGTTCTTTCATTCAAAATGAGGACTTAAATTATCATGTAAAAGCAactgaaaaaattaatacataCGAACAGTtggtaaaaaaaatttatactaacctaaaaatttataatgaatataatgaatctattttaaattacaaagaagGATTGGTTATGTACCATTATGTAGATGGATTACTTAGAAAGTTAGAACATGATATAGAAACGAATTTAGACTCTTTTCAAAAGAATATTGAAGAGataaataatcaaaaaattgctttagataataaaaaatcaacTTTGGATTCTActaaatatatagaatattACAATAATACATACGTAAAGCAGGTAGatgcatataaaaataatgcaaGAAACATGGCTGAAAATTTTCAACAAGAAagcaaaaaattatttgatagaattaaatttaagataaaagaaaatgcaTTTGAAGTATATCCAACAAATTGTATGGAATATATTAAGAAACAAAATGTAGATCTTATTAGTTATAATACAAAcaatacttttttaaattctataAAAGATTTTTTCGAATATGAAGATTcactaatattttatatggagcaagataaaatagaagaaaatgatattCTGATATCGTTTTATGATATTTTAGAAGAAATTGGAAATCATAGAGATAATTTTTCTGTAgccaaaaattttttatctgGTCGGATTGAATACTTAAAAAACAATAGTTCACATAGGGGGAATAATCAAAGAGAACCTACTATTGGTGGTgaagatgaaataaaaaatataacaccTAATATAATAGCCAGATGTGAAGCTTTTGTTGCTTTGAATAAGATGGAAGAAGAAAAGCtattaattgaaaaaaaaataaaaaattatgaagatattttaaaaagtacTGAAGAAAAATGGTTAAAAAAACTAGATTCACCTGATTATCTAGTCATTCAATTAGAAAGACATAGAATTGTTTCAGATTCGCAATCAATAATAGATTCTGTAAGTATCATAATTTCTGAGAATGAAGCAATTATAAGAGACTTATCAAGTAATTACAATATTTCGACATTTTCTACTAATAAAAATCAACTAATTCAAGAATTCGAAAAAATGAATTCAAATTACAATAGCATGCAAAATGAGTTTCGATctatgaaagaaaaaaatggaagTATTACACCTAAAGAAAATTTGGttcaaataacaaaaaatgaaTCAAGATTCCCCAATGAAAAAGACTTAGAAAAagttagaattttttttcaaagaaTTAAAGATGcggaaaatgaaataaaattaataagggACATTTTTGATAGGTTAAAGCTTAACCAAGCTGAATTAAATAGATTAAAGGatgaattttataaattaaaaggaaTTGTTACACAAAGATATGATGAACTAAGAGATTTAAAGCGACAAGAAGAATCTAAAAAAATAGCTAtggaaaatgtaaaaaaaaaaataatggaaataaattcaaaaataaatgatttaaGCAAAATTAATGCTTCTAATGGAAATGAGAACGAAGATCTTGGAACAGTTGAGAATTTAATTAATGAAGCGTTATGTGATATgagtatttttataaaaagaaaaaatgaaataaaagaacAAATTAAAACTCAATTTGATTCTTTGaatgatattaaaaattctaatttattgaaaaaaatatcactatttattaaaaataatgaaaattacaAATCACAGGGATTAACCAAACTTAATACTATATTGAGTGAAGCCAATCAATTATCTAACGAAATAGAtagtattataaaaaatgctAGAAAACAGAGTGATGATATAGAGAATACAATAAATAATGTTGCGAAACTTAAAAGTGATGTTGAATTGAAATTAATTGACGATttgtataataaaattaaaaccTTATTTGAACAATTTAATAGCTCTTCAAGTATATTAGCTTCTAAAATAAGTGaatacgaaaaaaaaaaagaaagatttaaaatttatgaaGGTGATATGactaatagaaaaaatgaatttttgaGTAAATATATAGAGGAAGATAACGATAAACTTGCAGGAAGAAACACTTTCAATGAATCTCTGAATCTTCAAAGAGAACTTGTCAATGACAAAAATGAGATAAATGAACAATTAAACACAGAAAATAGTATTATAGATAATCTTcaaaatcatttaaaaatgtaCAGTAATGTATCATCATTTTTTGAAAAGTTTAAGGAAAATCAAAAAGTTAAGGATTTTATAAAGTTAAAACAAATCATTGATCAAAATTATATAGGTGACGTATCAATGGAACATcaaaaaagatttaaaatGGAAACGGATTCAATAAATGAAAGTGTAAAAGTTATTgaaatttcaaataaaaatatagtaacatttaaaatattaaactttgttataaatgaatctaataaaaataaaaatatgattgatgatttagaaataaaaatgaatgtattaaaagaaaaattagaagcatatattaatgaaattagTGGAGATAACTCATTAGAACAAAATGTAAAAGAAGACACcataagaaaattatatgaggaacaaaataaaataaaaattgtagATCAAATTAAAGGTTTAAAGAAAGAATCAGAAGATCTACTGAAATCATCAGAAGATTTGAAAATAGTTGTTGATAGCGTTAAAATAATAGATGAAGCACAATCACATTTAGAAAAGGTATCACATAAAAGACTTGAATCAACAGGTATTacacaaaaaataaatgatttaaGATCAAAATATGTAGAATTAGATGGAAATGTTGATAATATAATTAGAATTCATAATGCTAGTattgtaaaattatattatgatCATATAAACGAATTATATCAGCATATCACAAATGAAGCAAGCAGAAATTTGGGAACTTTAGAGGAAACGAAACAAAAATTAGAAAACGTTAATTTTGAAagtgataaagaaaaaattaaaaatgaaattaataaaaaaaaaataaatgaaatagagcaaaaaattattaaaaacagGAATAAAATTAACTCATACGAACAAAgcttaataaataataaagtaaaatcTAGAGAACATATAAATGAAGCTAACCAAATCAaagaaaacaataaaaatttagatcATCAGAAATCCAATATGAAggatatatatgaaaaaataaaaaatatattagaaaaactTGATGTTTCTAAAAGAGAACTTCATATTTCAGtagatgaaataaaaatatttatattagaaTATGATAGAGAGTTAGTTTTTGATTTTGTACAACAAattaatgatgaaaaaaaagaagctgaaaaagaaattgaaGCTATTGAACAATTTAAGAGAAAAATTGaacaattaaaaacaaatttagAAATTACAGAAACTGAATTGGAAAATTTCAACTATGATGACCATGCTAATAatgcaaaaataaataataacaatataaTAGAATTAACACAACAAgctaatatattaaaagaagagGCATTTACTTCTGAAAGAGAAAATTCACttgaaagaataaaaaaagatgttgaaaaatatataaaagatgcTGTAATATATAGAagtatcataaaaaataaattaaatgaaattgCAAACATAGAAAACTTGTTGGCATctcaaaaatttaaaagtattATAAGTGAAATTAGAGACAATATGAACAAAGCTAGAATAGAAAATGAGAAAGCAAAAAATGagttagaaaaattaaatagtaCAATGATtggaataataaattattataaaaatgcaCAAGAATTAAAGGATTCAATCAAAATAAGTttagatgaaaataatattgataataaaatagaagaaattaaaaattataaaagtagTATTTTAAGTACTATAAAAAGTATAGATGGAATTATAACAGACTTTGCAAAATTCAAAGGAACCTCTTCGGTACATCACAACAAAATAGTAAGAggaaatgataaaataaattatttaaaaaatcataaaaaagaTTTAGACAATGAAATAACGGAAGAAATAATAGAAGAAATACGAGATTATGTAAAAGACTCTGGATATTATCTAGATGAAGCAACTAAAAATGAACAAAAAGTTAATGAAAGCTATAAATCAATTTTAGAATACGAAGAACATATGAATATCCTTTTACATGAATCATTGATTTTAGCAGAAAGAATGAAAactgaaaaaaagaaaaatattgtaATAGGTGTAAGAAATGATATCCAGAGTGTTTATtctaaaattaaagaatcaatagaaaaaatgaagcaaaaattaaaagggTTAAAAGAACAAACTAATAGAGTAAAAGCaaaaaatgatgataataatgaaaaatctTCCAATGCATTACTTGAAATAGAAACTTTAAGAACGTATGtgaatattaatatatctgAAATAGaggaaatagaaaaagacaTAGAAAATATTCATTTCACAGTTGAAAATGGAGTAGATTCAATTTCAACTAGGGATAATGAAGATGATAAAACTCcatcaaatatattaaaaaaagaacaaaatcatttaaaacaaatttcaaatattttagaaaaagtTGAAAGCGCTAAAGTTCTTTTggataatgaagaaaaaaaggtAAAACAATTAGAAATTAAGATTAATATCACTGAAGATAAATTAGAAAAGTATGAAAAAGTTTATCATGAAGGAGTtattgaagaaataaaaaaaatagctgATCAGGAAATGGAAAATATGGAATCAATGAAGAATTCAATAAACTCAATGATTGACATTTcagttattttttataaaaaatattcattagataaaaatgatGTTACACAAATATTTGAAAATCCCAAGAGAAGGATTAATgacatatataataaattcaatgaaacatataaaaaaatagttcaTATTTCAAAAGAAGTTTTAGAATCTTCTATGGTCAAAGAAGTAgcaatagaaaaaaaaaaaatggccAAAATcctaaaagaaaaattaataaagcaAAAAGAGGAAATGATCCAATTATTATCTATTGTTAGCAACattaaaaaagatgaaacattaaaattaatatctaAGATGAAAGAACAATTAtatgatttatataaaattgcTGAAGAAGAACATTTAAAggtaaaattatatatagcaaatattaataaaaactctgaagatattaaaaatttagatgATGCAGCTACTGCtttgaaaaaattagatCAAGCAAAAAATCAGGATtctgaaataaataaaattaaaacaaaattctcctcttataaaaatgaatcagATTTAATTTATAGCAATATTGCTGAAGCAGGAAAATTTATAGATATTATCGAAGGATCAGAAAATTACGAAATTATAAATGAAGCACAAAATATTGTTaacataataaaagaaaaatctgATGACATAGATAGTAAAGAAAATGAGggtaaaaatattattgtcGAATCTCATAGTATTATAGAGCAAATAAAATCTAGAtttaagttaaaaaaatatattagtgGATTAAAAATTAAGGCAAATAATACTTTAAACATATTAAAAGGCATAATTGAGAAAtctcaaaaaattaaagagcTAAATATTACTTATGAAGAAGATAATgaaattcttaaaaaaaatgaaagataCAAAAAATTGATAGATTCCATAAATTCATACCAACATCAATTGAGTACAATAGAAAATGAATTACAATTAGACATAAATGAAATTGATTCTAATGAGTTTAAAAATTCTCTAGATGAACTAGAAGAGAATATTAATAActcaaaagaaaatgaaaatacaaGTAGAATACTTGAAGaagtaaaaaatgatatcagtaaaattatgaataaaataaacaataaatatagaaacgctttaaaaaaaaaatcttcgGTTGATGAATTATTGGAATTAGGAAAAAATGAtagatttttattattagatttaatttttactaatATTGACTTTGAAATATCAAAAGATAAATcattaattcaaaaaaaaaagaaatacatTGAATCAACTACAGAATACATAAAGAATAATGTTGTTTctatgaataataatattaacactttaaataaatatcatATCGGAAATCCTTTGattaatcataaaaaaatacatattgaAAATGCTGTTAAATATTCAAATGATTCTAAAATACAAGAGCAAGAAGCTATACAAGTCATCAATAATATACGAGATACACTTCCGACATTAAATGAAAGAGAATATACAGTTAATGTTAATGAATCTTTTCAGACATTAACAgatctttataa
This window contains:
- a CDS encoding reticulocyte binding protein, putative, with the translated sequence MEKKNLREICLKILCINYLCQYTFKFLLYICNFIGLSNEKIIRKKQNKLNIDLKDSSINYNLEKKNREKLNFHEISENIKYLSENRHEKNKNSIIKGKALLNSPKNIKSLDIQNYITKQNSSYYVNINKNNPRHVKAYNIQKEKKKKMGSEISSFIQNEDLNYHVKATEKINTYEQLVKKIYTNLKIYNEYNESILNYKEGLVMYHYVDGLLRKLEHDIETNLDSFQKNIEEINNQKIALDNKKSTLDSTKYIEYYNNTYVKQVDAYKNNARNMAENFQQESKKLFDRIKFKIKENAFEVYPTNCMEYIKKQNVDLISYNTNNTFLNSIKDFFEYEDSLIFYMEQDKIEENDILISFYDILEEIGNHRDNFSVAKNFLSGRIEYLKNNSSHRGNNQREPTIGGEDEIKNITPNIIARCEAFVALNKMEEEKLLIEKKIKNYEDILKSTEEKWLKKLDSPDYLVIQLERHRIVSDSQSIIDSVSIIISENEAIIRDLSSNYNISTFSTNKNQLIQEFEKMNSNYNSMQNEFRSMKEKNGSITPKENLVQITKNESRFPNEKDLEKVRIFFQRIKDAENEIKLIRDIFDRLKLNQAELNRLKDEFYKLKGIVTQRYDELRDLKRQEESKKIAMENVKKKIMEINSKINDLSKINASNGNENEDLGTVENLINEALCDMSIFIKRKNEIKEQIKTQFDSLNDIKNSNLLKKISLFIKNNENYKSQGLTKLNTILSEANQLSNEIDSIIKNARKQSDDIENTINNVAKLKSDVELKLIDDLYNKIKTLFEQFNSSSSILASKISEYEKKKERFKIYEGDMTNRKNEFLSKYIEEDNDKLAGRNTFNESLNLQRELVNDKNEINEQLNTENSIIDNLQNHLKMYSNVSSFFEKFKENQKVKDFIKLKQIIDQNYIGDVSMEHQKRFKMETDSINESVKVIEISNKNIVTFKILNFVINESNKNKNMIDDLEIKMNVLKEKLEAYINEISGDNSLEQNVKEDTIRKLYEEQNKIKIVDQIKGLKKESEDLLKSSEDLKIVVDSVKIIDEAQSHLEKVSHKRLESTGITQKINDLRSKYVELDGNVDNIIRIHNASIVKLYYDHINELYQHITNEASRNLGTLEETKQKLENVNFESDKEKIKNEINKKKINEIEQKIIKNRNKINSYEQSLINNKVKSREHINEANQIKENNKNLDHQKSNMKDIYEKIKNILEKLDVSKRELHISVDEIKIFILEYDRELVFDFVQQINDEKKEAEKEIEAIEQFKRKIEQLKTNLEITETELENFNYDDHANNAKINNNNIIELTQQANILKEEAFTSERENSLERIKKDVEKYIKDAVIYRSIIKNKLNEIANIENLLASQKFKSIISEIRDNMNKARIENEKAKNELEKLNSTMIGIINYYKNAQELKDSIKISLDENNIDNKIEEIKNYKSSILSTIKSIDGIITDFAKFKGTSSVHHNKIVRGNDKINYLKNHKKDLDNEITEEIIEEIRDYVKDSGYYLDEATKNEQKVNESYKSILEYEEHMNILLHESLILAERMKTEKKKNIVIGVRNDIQSVYSKIKESIEKMKQKLKGLKEQTNRVKAKNDDNNEKSSNALLEIETLRTYVNINISEIEEIEKDIENIHFTVENGVDSISTRDNEDDKTPSNILKKEQNHLKQISNILEKVESAKVLLDNEEKKVKQLEIKINITEDKLEKYEKVYHEGVIEEIKKIADQEMENMESMKNSINSMIDISVIFYKKYSLDKNDVTQIFENPKRRINDIYNKFNETYKKIVHISKEVLESSMVKEVAIEKKKMAKILKEKLIKQKEEMIQLLSIVSNIKKDETLKLISKMKEQLYDLYKIAEEEHLKVKLYIANINKNSEDIKNLDDAATALKKLDQAKNQDSEINKIKTKFSSYKNESDLIYSNIAEAGKFIDIIEGSENYEIINEAQNIVNIIKEKSDDIDSKENEGKNIIVESHSIIEQIKSRFKLKKYISGLKIKANNTLNILKGIIEKSQKIKELNITYEEDNEILKKNERYKKLIDSINSYQHQLSTIENELQLDINEIDSNEFKNSLDELEENINNSKENENTSRILEEVKNDISKIMNKINNKYRNALKKKSSVDELLELGKNDRFLLLDLIFTNIDFEISKDKSLIQKKKKYIESTTEYIKNNVVSMNNNINTLNKYHIGNPLINHKKIHIENAVKYSNDSKIQEQEAIQVINNIRDTLPTLNEREYTVNVNESFQTLTDLYKKLQKKKKDISEIYKSMNYNKLEEMEEHSKKYFDIAKFFEGLSNSQENKLINNKEMLKEVRDYIKEKEQELQNITSTYTKESSEKISEIFKNISLKLPKIKELEDVSSNENKKMIKYLEHISNLIEGVQKLLNDTEYYQYEDNDLSEEENKKITDESDAYIKRISEKANESKLIFQNIKNNIETNKKILLDFNRSLLAVNGNIQNVNKIKENFEKILPSNEKENNIKKYLNEIQGIINENEGYGKIKEEIEKINKKIEKREKRINNYMDPNEINNEINDIEKDYNYLEKEQTNIKHMLKIINTIKEKMDIEFSNILKDDNIVENKNDEKYIQEEEKIYKELIYKSYKIKDLIEQLKNQKIMLINRKDIKNFQYVKKNHESNKQKNFNTNKVKFAGGAFCILLVCSGALYFVFYKKKNTKDNENGESDENDETYIDYECDNDMISFHKGNDVIAKTFPEEQF